In the genome of Bremerella sp. P1, the window TTTTCCGGGCTGATCGAGGTAGGAATATTCGCAGAAGAAGGATCTTCCTGTGGGGTAATGCTAACGGGGCAACCCACGGGCCGCAATTCACGGATTGGCCCCGCGACGAGTGCCAGGGGGAATTGTCTCAAAATCGATCGATCAATCTCACGAGAGTTGAGATTCAGGCCAAAAATGTGGTGTTTTCACGCCATTTACGGAGTGTCCCACGATGTAAAGGGGAAACAGCCAACCGGAAAAAAGAACACATGTTGCGGCGACGCATCGCACTGGGGCAATCCTCCCCCAGGAATGACGCTAAGGGGAAAGAATTCCCAGCACCTGGAAAATGCTGACATAGACTGTGGTTGTCCGTAGATCGAAAAGGAGCGGAAACTCCTATTTTCCCGCATGAAAGTCTGGACCCTGGTTAGCGTCCAGTTAGAATTGGGTGAATTCAATCGACGAACGGATGCTCGATGGCGCAGGCCCAAATTTCGTATCCTCCAAACCCTCCATCTCTTGCACGAACACCTTGCCCCCACGGTCTAAATTTTCCGTGGTCCGAAGACGGAATTCTATTTGTCGTGAAACGAGTTGAGGTTTGGTTGACATATGTTACTGCGGAGTGTTTGCCCAAATCGCAACATGGAGACACTTCGATCCGTAAGGGAACCTGAGTGACATAGACGACCTCCTATTCAAAGAACTCGATCGTTCGATCGCATAACAGAGCATGGCGATCTTTACTTTGGATAGACTACGGACTTTAGGCAATTGATAGCACGCTTCCGGACCTTTTTCCAGACCAGTAACCTCGCCGATAAGCGGCAAAGTTCATGGAATTGCGGCATTCCGGTTGATTACACTAGGTGATGAGACCGATTTTTAGGGAGTTGAAAGTCTGGTCGTAAACAAGGGTTAGAGTGATTCTTCGGCACAGCAAGAAGCTGAGTCGCCCAGTAGCAGGACAGGACTTGCTGCTGGAGGAAAGGGGCACGGATTACCAACTGACACGTTGCACGCTGCCGGCCATGTCCGTTTGCTGCTTCGATGCCGCGAGAGGATTCGCAAGATTGGCGAAACTCCGCTTGGCTCAGCACAGAACTTTCGGGATTGGGCAAGCTAAGCAGGCCGCAAGCACGCGTTAAATGTAATCTCTTTCCAAATATCCACGGAAGGCAGTCATCCGCGCGTTAGGTGGTAGACTTGCGAAGTTTTTCATCGCAATGAATGCCACAGAAAAGCACGCGGATAGGGCGGGACGACCGCAGAACTTTTCCCGTCACCCATGGGTTAAATCAGAAGAATACGAGCCTCACTTTGGCGAGTGAAGGAGTGATATGTTGTACGATTCGTTGATTGACGATTTCGAAGATGATGATGCACGAGTACGTCCGCGTAGCTTCGACGATGCTGCCGTCGATGTGATCGATGATTCCGACGACGAACGCATAATGAACTCGGATGATATGTCGAATGATTCGGCAGACGATTCATCCGATGAGTTCAGCGAAGATAGCGAAACCTGGTCCGATGACCCGGTTCGGATGTACCTGACGCAAATGGGCGAGATTCCTTTGTTGACCCGCCAACAGGAAATCTTCCTCGCTCGTAAGATCGAACAAACGCGAGCCAAGTTCCGACGCTTGCTCTTGGAGTGCGACTACGTCGCCCAAGATTCCTTTAAGGTTTTGCAGCGCGTACAGGATGGCGAACTCCCGTTCGATCGTACGGTCCAAGTTTCGGTGACCGATCGCCTGGAAAAAGAACAGATCATGGGCCGCATGCCGATGAATCTGGTTACCATCGATCGCCTGCTGAAGCGAAACCGTCGTGACTACATTACCGCGCTAAGCAAGTCGGCATCGGCTGACAAGCGTGCCGCTGCATGGCGTCGCTTGAGCTACCGCCGTCAGCGCGTGGTGAAACTGATTGAAGAATTGGGTCTACGTACCCAGCGAATTGAGTCGAAGATCGGCGTGCTGGAAGAATTCTGCCGTCGCATTAACGAGCTCAAAGCTCGCCTGGACGATCACAAAGCGGCCAACACGCCGATGGAAGATCGTCAGCCGCTGCTGGCCGAATACCGCAACCTGCTGATGGCCACGCAAGAGACTCCCAAGAGTCTGAACCGTCGCTGTCAGGCCGTCAAAGCGATCTATTCGGAATACCAGCAAGCCAAGCGTGAGTTGTCCGAAGGGAACTTGCGTCTGGTGGTCTCGATCGCCAAGAAGTATCGCAACCGTGGTTTGAGCTTCCTGGACCTCATCCAGGAAGGTAACGCCGGTCTGATGCGTGCGGTCGACAAGTTTGAATACCGTCGTGGTTTCAAGTTCTGTACGTACGCCACCTGGTGGATTCGTCAGGCCATTACCCGAGCGGTTGCTGACCAAAGCCGAACCATTCGTATCCCGGTTCACATGGTCGAAACCATGTCCCGCGTTCGCAATGTGGCGCGTCAGCTGCTGCAGGAAAAAGGCCGCGAACCGACCATCGAAGAAACGGCACGTCGTGCTGGTACCACGGTGGAAGAAGCCCGCCGCGTGCTGGCTATGAGCCGCTATCCGATCTCGCTCGACCGCCCTGTCGGTAACAGCGAAGACAGCCAGTTCGGCGATCTACTTCCCGATGGCGAAGCCGAAAGCCCAGCCAACGGTGCTGCTCAGGAAATGCTGCGTGGTCGTATCGGTCGCGTGCTCAAGACCCTCAGCTACCGCGAACGCGAGATCATCAAGCTGCGTTACGGTTTGGGCGATGGCTACAGCTACACCCTGGAGGAAGTCGGTCACATCTTCAAAGTGACTCGCGAACGTATCCGCCAGATCGAAGCCAAGGCCGTCCGTAAGCTGCAACAGCCTAGCCGCAGCCAAGACCTGGTCGGCTTCCTCGACTAAGTCAAAGCGACGATCACTTTCGAAATTCAAGAGCCGGACTCACATGGGTCCGGCTTTTTTATTGTCTCTTTCACCTGTGGAAAACTATTCACTAACCTGTCAGTATGCTGTCGGTAACCCGTCGACAGCCATTTGATAAGATGTTGATACCTGTCGATAACCTCTCTAACTGCTTGCATGACTGAACCTTCAGAATCGAACCCGTTTACTTCTCCACATGGCGACGATCAGCCGTCATCGCCGGAGTTGTCGTCGATTCCTGGTCCATTGGCCGTGGCGGTACTCTTAGGGCTGCTGCTTACGGCCTGGCAAATTGGCGAGTTCTTCGTCATTGGCTACACCGATACATCGCAACAATTCAGCCTGTTGATCGGGGCCGCGTTTTCGTGTTTGATCTCGCTGGGACTCATTGCCCGCAGCAGTCCGACGTGGGCGGTCGCTCGGTTTTACTTTCTGTTCCATGGGATGATGGCCGTCGGCTTTTGCGTGATGGCGTTCGTCTTTTTGAAGCCCCCGCTGGCAATCGTCTCGGGACTGGTGCAAGCTGGACTTTGTCTGGCGATCTTCTCGTCCCTGGGAAGAGAGACCGTCCGCAAGTTTCATCGCCTTCAATGCCCCCACTGCGACCATGTAAACTCCAGTGGGGATGACCTGCTATGCTTCCAGCGGCGCTGCACTCGGTGCGGCTTTCGCTGGTAACGAAAATGCCCAACTCATCACGCGACAACCCGTATCAATCCCCGACTGCGCCGACGGACCGAAAGTCGACGCCCTATCGCGATGTCCGCAGTCTCGTCTCGCTCACGTGGGGATTGTTTCTCGCAGCCGGTGGTCTCCACGTTATTGCTGGGCTGATCGCTGGCAATCGCGTTCAATTGTTGGTCGGCTTTTTGAGTCTGGCCGTGGGGTTTAGTGTCTTGTTGCCGTCGATCATGACGTGGCTGATCGCACTGGCCTACGCGACACTGATGGCGGTTCTTTCCGTCGGCGTAATGACCACGGGTATCGTCGGAGATCGTCCACTGATGGCCATCGGCCTGGTTCCGCTTCTGCTATACATCACCATCATGGTGCTGCTGATTCAAACCTCCAGTAGGTACTACTGGCGAGGAAGACCCAAAAAGTGACTCAGCTACCTGACAATCCGTTTGAGTCGCCAAGCATCCTTGAACAGGTTCCCACCGCGGAGGTAGTTTCTGACGAACCGGCGCACCAGATGTCGGTCCTGGTCTTTGTGGCTTGGTGCCTGTTCATGCTGATTGCGATGTTCCACTTCGGCGTGTGCTGGGTTTTGCAGGACGTGATCAACGGCATCCTGTTTTGCATCACCGGCGTGGTCGGGATCATTCTGATCATTCCTACCCGCGGCACCGTGGCCCTGGCCACTGTTTACGCGTTCGCCGTGAGCATCAGTTGCGCGACGCAGGCAGCGATTTACGAGAAGGGTTATCAAACGCTCTGCCTACTCGGCTTTGTTTTGGCGTATGCGATCATCGCTGTCATCCTGGGGTATATTGAATACCAGGAAAGGTCGAAGACGCATGGATGAGAATCCATTTGAATCCCCTGATACGATCGAAGAACCACCGGTTGAGCCGGAAGTGGTCGAAGAACCTGCCGACCCTCGCGCCATGCGTGTGCCAGGACAGGTCGCTTTGGCATGGCTATTTAGCCTGATGCTGGCTGTTGGCTTGGTCGCCTTGGTGGAAGGTCCCTTCGGACCGATCACCGGACTGTTAGCGATCGCCGCCGGATTTCTCTTGTTCTACAAGCAGTTCTGGGCCTACCGGGTGTCAGCCAATTACTTCGCGGTCCTCTTTCTGATCATGATTGCCGGCACCGCGTTGGCGATGCTCGAGCAAGAATGGTGGCGGGCGCTGCGAGGAGGCTTGGTCCTGCTGCTCACCACGCTTATATTGCTTCTCTTGATGCATCCGCAATCGCGGAGGTTTTACTATCGCAGCCCCGAGTGAAAACCCGTTTGAGTCGCCCAAGGTTGTCGACGAAGAGCCTGTCCAGGCAACCCTGGCCGAACCACTGCAGCGAAAGAAGAAAGACCTGGCCCCGACGCCGGTGGTGATGGCCATGGTCGTCGCCATGTTTCAATCCCCTTTGGTTCCCTTGGGCACCTTCTGGCTAGGCAGCCTCATGTGGCAGCCGATGGGTTTGAGCTTTCTTTTCAGCATGTTCTTTCTCGTGCGGTCTCCGGCAATCTGGTGGACTGGCATCCTGTGCTATTCGGGTCTGCTCGTCTCTTTCACCGTGGGAACGTTCCTTTGCGATGGTTGTATTCCAGCTCCATTTCAAGGTTTTGGCCCAATCGGAATCCTTTCTTCCGCAGGGATCCTTTGGATGTTTTCCCTGCAGTCAGCGAGACGTTACTACTTTCGCAAGCCAAAGACGATCTAACGCTCAGCTGATAAACTAACGTCAGCCAATGCCCCGTTTCTCCGATGAATTCAGGATCAAGCCGTTGACGAACCCTCACGAAAACTCGCCTGCCAAGAAGCATAACCAGGGTGCCTGGGATCGAATGGCTCGGGGTGGGCATCGGTTTGCTCAACCAGCGAAGGATGAGGAGTTCAAGAATCCGCTCAAGACACTAGATCGCTGGGGATGGTTGGGCAAGAGCATCTATGGGCAGCGCGTGTTGTGCCTGGCCGCTGGGGGTGGTCGCCAAGGTCCACTGTATGCCGCGGCCGGTGCGGTGGTTACCGTCGTTGATATCAGTGGTGCCCAGCTCGAGATCGATCGACGCGTGGCAAAGGACCGCGGGCTTCAGCTACGTACGGTGGAAGCGTCGATGGACGATCTCTCGATGTTCGCCCCGGCCGACTTCGATATCGTCATTCACCCTGTCGCGACGTGCTATGTGCCGGATGTCGCTCCTGTCTTCCGCGAAGTCGCGAAGGTGCTGTGCAGCGGGGGAATCTATATCAGCCAACACAAGACACCCACAAGCCTGCAAGCTGAAGTCCACCGCAGCGAGCATGGCTACGAACTGACCGAGCCTTACTATCGCACGGGCCCCTTGCCTGAGGTCCGTGGCAGTCGCCACCGTGAAGAAGGCACGCTGGAATACCTGCACCGCTGGGAACAACTGCTGGGCGGCATGTGCCGTGCCGGGCTGGTGATCGAAGACCTGATCGAGCCGCTGCACGCCAAAGAAGACGCCGAGCCCAACACCTTCGAAGACCGCAGCAAGTACATCGCCCCGTACGTGCGGATCAAGGCTCGTCGAGTGGGTCAGGAGCAGGCTCAGACCGAGGCAGGCTCTCTGTGGCTGCCAGGTTAGGATCGCACTGGTTGGCAGTTCCAAGTTTCACCAGCATCAACACATATCCTCCTATTGCCATCGTCAACGTTTGCGCCATAACGGAGAGCCAAATCTCCGTGGCTTTGGTAGCGAGCATCCACCCCGCGCCGATCAAAAGGACAATGAATGTCATGCACGCAAGATAGGCGCGTTTTTGCGTTAGTACACCAACCAACAGGCAACCGATCGCTGAAGGAGCAACCAGCAAGAGCCCAACTCCAATGGCCACTAAGATGAAGCCATTTGTCAGGGACGCAACAACAATACTGATACCGACCAGCGTCATCAGCAACATGATGTGCAGAATCGAGAACTGAAATCCTCGCTTCGACGTGAATGATCGGAAAACGAACGTCGGCAACAAGTTCGTCGCAAGACAAACGCCTGCGATGATCAATGCGAATAAGAGAATGTATCCGGCAACATCGGCCTGATTAAAAACGACCGGCAGGAGACCTGAAGCACTGACAAGTAAAGCAAGCCAACCGATGGCCCCCTCGCGCAGGCTTTCGTTTCTCAAAATTGCCGCGCAGCCCAAGCTGAACTGTCCGATCAACGTTCCGATCAGAATTGCCGTGATGGTTCTATCCATAGGGTCCTGAAACAAGACCAACAGGGCAAGAAAGAGATCGCCTATCAAGAATGCGACGGCCAATCTCCCAACGGACCGTTTTGCCGAATCCTCATCCATCGTTCAGCTCGCAAGATGATTCGTCTGGCAGTCCTACCACTTCTGGTCGGTCACTCCCCAGCCCCAGGGATATCAACAAAATCCCGCCCAACCACAGCACCACAATCTGAGCGATGTACATGCCGAAGGATGGGGCACTCATCGGTTCGATCAAGGCCAGTAAAATGCAAATCGTTAAGCTCGCAAACATCACCCAGCTGTAGCTAGTCACGTCGATCGCTTTCGCTAACAGATTGCTGGCAATGACCGAGGGTAGTGCCAACACAAATACGCCCAGCGCAATCATGACGGCGACCAGGATCGGGACGTACATCACAATCGCACAAGCAAATGCCACCAATGTGATCGCGATCAACATCTGATGAAGCGTATAACGGTTCTCCAGCCCGGGCGAAGATAGCCAGTTGGCCAATGATCGCGGTCCCAAACAATAGAGGGTCGTGAAACCCGCCAACAGAATCACGATACCCACGAACATTTGATTCGTCGCGTCTTGGATGGTTGGCATCAAGACCCAGGTCGCCGTGATCGGAATAAGCAACATACCGATGTAGGCATAGTATCGCATCGCGCGAAAACGAAGCCGCAAGCTGCAGCACAAACCGAACTGCCCCCACAAGAGTCCCACAAAGACGAAGTGCCACAGCATCACAGGCGCATTCGGTTTGCTGGTATAGACAGCGATCCCCACGACGGCGTCCAGGCCCACGTTGATTCCGATGAAGATCAGCAGCGGCACGATAATTGAGGATCGGTCCATGTCGTTAGCATAGCCGATCCAGGCCTCTAGAGCTGGGAAATCGTTTCCGGCTCAGTTTGCTTAATGGCAACCGCTTCGTCATTCGCAATGGCTTGCAGTGCCACGATGCCAGCGATCAACAGGTAGAAACTCTCCCAGGCAATTACCAGCGGCAATCGATTCCAGAGCGCCGGCAGCATCCACGCTGCGGTTAACGAGATGGCCAGGATGGCACCCACGCCGATCACCAGCTGGCGTTGGCGGTCTTCTTTGGTTTCGGAAATACTCAGAGCAACCACCATCGTCGGGCAGCTCCATACCATCAAACCTGGTAGCGCGACAGGGAGTTCCTGCCAGGGGAAATCACTTTGCAGCACGGCAAAGCAAACCAAGGTCGCTGCGGTCGTGAGAGCAAAGATGGCGGCTAACGAGAACTGCGACTTTGCTTCGCGTCGACCGATCCGGTAGATCATGGGCAAGGCCACACATAGCACGGCAAACACGCCCAGTACGATTGCCCAGTGCAGCAGAGGAATCTTTTCGATGGTTCCCAGTAGCACGCTCCCCAGGGCGATACTTCCCAGCATCGCCATCGACCAAACCGGCCATGCGTCC includes:
- a CDS encoding sigma-70 family RNA polymerase sigma factor; its protein translation is MYDSLIDDFEDDDARVRPRSFDDAAVDVIDDSDDERIMNSDDMSNDSADDSSDEFSEDSETWSDDPVRMYLTQMGEIPLLTRQQEIFLARKIEQTRAKFRRLLLECDYVAQDSFKVLQRVQDGELPFDRTVQVSVTDRLEKEQIMGRMPMNLVTIDRLLKRNRRDYITALSKSASADKRAAAWRRLSYRRQRVVKLIEELGLRTQRIESKIGVLEEFCRRINELKARLDDHKAANTPMEDRQPLLAEYRNLLMATQETPKSLNRRCQAVKAIYSEYQQAKRELSEGNLRLVVSIAKKYRNRGLSFLDLIQEGNAGLMRAVDKFEYRRGFKFCTYATWWIRQAITRAVADQSRTIRIPVHMVETMSRVRNVARQLLQEKGREPTIEETARRAGTTVEEARRVLAMSRYPISLDRPVGNSEDSQFGDLLPDGEAESPANGAAQEMLRGRIGRVLKTLSYREREIIKLRYGLGDGYSYTLEEVGHIFKVTRERIRQIEAKAVRKLQQPSRSQDLVGFLD
- a CDS encoding class I SAM-dependent methyltransferase — its product is MTNPHENSPAKKHNQGAWDRMARGGHRFAQPAKDEEFKNPLKTLDRWGWLGKSIYGQRVLCLAAGGGRQGPLYAAAGAVVTVVDISGAQLEIDRRVAKDRGLQLRTVEASMDDLSMFAPADFDIVIHPVATCYVPDVAPVFREVAKVLCSGGIYISQHKTPTSLQAEVHRSEHGYELTEPYYRTGPLPEVRGSRHREEGTLEYLHRWEQLLGGMCRAGLVIEDLIEPLHAKEDAEPNTFEDRSKYIAPYVRIKARRVGQEQAQTEAGSLWLPG